The following are encoded in a window of Desulforegulaceae bacterium genomic DNA:
- the dcm gene encoding DNA (cytosine-5-)-methyltransferase, with protein sequence MSYTNDIETLSIVEDFQSKINFKPQQETHTTDFKVLSLFSGCGGMDLGFQGGFEFRGKKYSKNNFQTILSNDIDAAATKVYEANEKYFGNHQIIEADIREIPHSIIPDFDFMTAGFPCQPFSNAGKRKGINDERGSLFEECEKLLIEKENSQNKPKGFVFENVRGIMSSKMPDGTSIPDEIVKRTEKLGYKTTYKLVKASNYGVPSARYRLIIIGIKKEYGRFDFDLLDKVVQEYELPNEKNASYELMLGSILSDIDSKLPQAKDYWKYSPSGQYMVDKIGPCYGSKAVLKKFKNNTPIDELPEKIHKGRSWKNMDREDMSPRFQKIHDNPKKYRAPNFYRRFSLTEINGTITASAQPEACGITHPFENRRYTIREIARIQSFPDDFVFPYTTISNAYKVIGNAVPPILGWVIAKAISKHLEINA encoded by the coding sequence ATGAGTTACACGAATGATATAGAAACTTTATCCATAGTTGAAGACTTTCAATCAAAAATTAACTTTAAACCGCAACAAGAAACCCATACGACTGATTTCAAGGTTTTGTCTCTTTTTTCGGGATGTGGCGGTATGGATTTAGGGTTTCAAGGTGGGTTTGAATTTAGGGGTAAAAAATACAGTAAGAATAATTTTCAGACCATTTTATCAAATGATATCGATGCGGCTGCAACTAAAGTTTATGAAGCAAACGAAAAATATTTTGGTAACCACCAGATTATAGAAGCTGATATTCGTGAAATACCTCACTCAATTATTCCAGACTTTGATTTTATGACAGCAGGCTTTCCTTGTCAGCCTTTCTCTAATGCAGGTAAAAGAAAAGGTATCAATGATGAAAGGGGAAGTCTGTTTGAAGAATGCGAAAAATTACTAATTGAAAAGGAAAACTCTCAAAACAAACCTAAAGGCTTTGTTTTTGAAAATGTAAGGGGAATTATGTCTTCTAAAATGCCTGATGGTACATCTATTCCTGATGAAATTGTAAAAAGGACAGAAAAACTCGGATATAAAACAACTTACAAACTTGTAAAGGCAAGTAACTACGGTGTTCCTTCTGCAAGATACCGCTTAATAATAATTGGTATTAAAAAAGAGTACGGAAGATTCGACTTTGATTTACTTGATAAGGTGGTTCAAGAATATGAATTACCGAATGAAAAAAATGCATCTTACGAATTGATGCTTGGCTCTATCCTCTCTGATATTGACTCCAAACTACCACAAGCTAAAGATTACTGGAAGTATTCACCCTCTGGACAATATATGGTCGATAAAATTGGTCCTTGTTACGGAAGCAAAGCTGTTCTAAAAAAGTTTAAAAACAATACCCCAATAGATGAGTTGCCTGAAAAAATTCATAAGGGTCGCTCTTGGAAAAATATGGATAGAGAAGATATGTCTCCTCGCTTTCAGAAGATTCACGACAATCCAAAAAAATATAGAGCACCTAACTTTTACAGAAGGTTTTCTCTTACTGAGATAAATGGAACAATCACTGCTTCAGCTCAACCCGAAGCCTGTGGAATTACTCACCCTTTCGAGAACAGAAGATACACGATTAGAGAAATAGCAAGAATTCAATCATTTCCAGATGATTTTGTTTTTCCATACACAACTATTTCAAATGCTTACAAGGTAATTGGCAACGCTGTACCTCCAATTTTGGGTTGGGTTATTGCCAAAGCAATTTCAAAACACTTGGAAATAAATGCTTAA
- a CDS encoding helix-turn-helix transcriptional regulator, producing MANLKTTSFGEFIKHQREQKGWTQTEFGAKIGINSSAVSRIENGTKQLSSKKLETLASVFEIDISKISELYFAHKFAKEMIEYNCPESTLTIAEQAVKYIKAKSSKQLKLDTL from the coding sequence ATGGCAAACCTAAAAACAACAAGTTTCGGAGAGTTCATTAAACACCAAAGAGAGCAAAAAGGGTGGACTCAAACCGAATTTGGGGCAAAAATCGGTATCAATTCAAGTGCGGTTAGCAGAATTGAAAATGGAACCAAACAGCTAAGCTCTAAGAAATTAGAAACCTTAGCTAGTGTTTTTGAGATTGACATATCTAAAATTTCTGAATTATACTTTGCACATAAGTTTGCAAAGGAAATGATAGAATACAATTGCCCTGAATCCACATTGACAATTGCTGAACAAGCAGTGAAATATATAAAAGCCAAATCCTCCAAACAATTAAAATTGGATACTTTATGA